A genomic stretch from Cellulomonas sp. KRMCY2 includes:
- a CDS encoding zinc-dependent metalloprotease: MTSTDLRATLLRHRRTTTTSAASIDVDWDAAGRWGGRLASPGPAGSRAELDHLVADLHDAARRAVPLALRAARLGTAVEAAGTAGATAQVLVVDRAGWARAAAQSFAGMTGLPTDGRSGTGPATATAQVAGLLGLLAGRILGQFDPFAAQAPPAGRLLVVAPNVLKVERALGAEPSDFRLWVCVHEQTHALQFAAAPWLADHLRAEVAALVGDLAGELTGGELTGALTRLLRARGAGDDANLDADDDAALGLLELFLDPGQRDRVERITAVMSVLEGHADVSMDAVGPSVIPSVKRLRSRFEARRRTATGIDRVLRRLLGMDAKMAQYRRGAAFVRTVRRVGGRNALDAVWSGPAALPTPREIADPRAWVRRVHG; the protein is encoded by the coding sequence ATGACCTCCACCGACCTTCGGGCAACCCTCCTGCGCCATCGGCGCACGACGACGACGTCCGCTGCATCGATCGACGTGGACTGGGACGCCGCGGGGCGCTGGGGTGGGCGGCTGGCCTCACCCGGACCGGCCGGGTCGCGCGCGGAGCTGGATCACCTCGTCGCCGACCTGCACGACGCCGCGCGACGGGCCGTGCCGCTCGCGCTCCGGGCAGCCCGGCTCGGTACCGCCGTCGAGGCGGCCGGGACGGCGGGGGCGACCGCCCAGGTCCTGGTCGTCGACCGCGCCGGCTGGGCCCGGGCCGCGGCGCAGTCCTTCGCCGGGATGACGGGACTGCCGACCGACGGCCGATCCGGCACCGGCCCGGCGACGGCGACGGCGCAGGTGGCAGGGCTGCTGGGACTGCTCGCGGGGCGGATCCTGGGCCAGTTCGACCCGTTCGCCGCGCAGGCCCCACCCGCCGGGCGCCTGCTGGTCGTCGCGCCGAACGTGCTCAAGGTCGAACGGGCGCTCGGGGCCGAGCCGTCGGACTTCCGGCTCTGGGTGTGCGTGCACGAGCAGACCCATGCGCTGCAGTTCGCGGCCGCCCCGTGGCTCGCCGACCACCTGCGTGCCGAGGTGGCCGCGCTGGTCGGTGACCTGGCCGGCGAGCTGACGGGCGGCGAGCTCACCGGTGCGCTCACCCGGCTGTTGCGCGCGCGGGGCGCCGGCGACGACGCGAACCTGGACGCGGACGACGACGCGGCCCTCGGGCTGCTCGAGCTGTTCCTCGATCCCGGGCAGCGCGACCGCGTCGAGCGGATCACCGCTGTGATGTCGGTGCTCGAGGGCCATGCGGACGTCTCGATGGACGCGGTGGGGCCGTCGGTGATCCCGTCGGTCAAGCGGCTCCGCTCGCGGTTCGAGGCCCGTCGGCGCACCGCCACCGGCATCGACCGGGTGCTGCGCAGGCTGCTCGGCATGGACGCGAAGATGGCCCAGTACCGCCGGGGTGCGGCGTTCGTGCGGACCGTGCGCCGGGTCGGCGGCCGGAACGCGCTCGATGCCGTGTGGTCGGGGCCCGCGGCCCTGCCGACGCCGCGCGAGATCGCCGATCCCCGGGCCTGGGTGCGCCGGGTGCACGGATGA
- the dacB gene encoding D-alanyl-D-alanine carboxypeptidase/D-alanyl-D-alanine-endopeptidase — MGRRSRAGRFVGVLVTTLLLGAGGYVAADAYDLAPGILTLEPEPAPPSPFPSAPGAVAAPSVAPAVAEADPAAPVPAPEVIAAAASALVADPRMGGSTGVVVADVLTGEVLADVDGARARVPASTAKLITALAAVTALGLDRTLPTVVVQPVPGEIVLVGGGDMMLAAGAGRPDAVNGRAGLADLAVATGRELRLAGTNEVRLGLDDTLFSGPGLHPGWKPSDIGAGYVAAVAPLAVNVAKTADEPYPPRFGDPAMNAAQTFAALLVEQGVVVTGSPVRVAAPAGALELARVESAPVQEIVRYAVHTSDNTITEVLGRLVAIERGLPGSFQGAASAVLAEVATQGATTTGATLADCSGLASGSALPAALLVDLLLMATDPAHVDLLPVVTDLPIGGWQGTLADRYLSEPARGLVRAKTGSLPGVTSLAGTVLTQDGRQLVFAVLADATPAGGQLGPRAAIDEFVQGLAGCGCQVP; from the coding sequence ATGGGCAGGCGCAGCAGGGCGGGTCGATTCGTCGGCGTCCTCGTGACGACCCTCCTGCTCGGAGCCGGCGGGTACGTCGCCGCGGACGCGTACGACCTGGCGCCCGGCATCCTGACGCTCGAGCCCGAACCCGCGCCGCCCAGCCCGTTCCCCAGTGCCCCCGGTGCGGTCGCGGCACCGTCGGTGGCCCCTGCGGTCGCCGAGGCCGACCCGGCTGCGCCCGTGCCTGCACCGGAGGTGATCGCGGCCGCGGCGTCGGCCCTCGTCGCCGACCCGCGGATGGGTGGGTCGACCGGCGTCGTCGTCGCCGACGTCCTGACCGGCGAGGTCCTGGCCGACGTCGACGGCGCGCGCGCCCGGGTGCCGGCGTCGACCGCCAAGCTGATCACAGCGCTCGCCGCGGTCACGGCCCTCGGCCTCGACCGGACCCTGCCGACCGTCGTGGTCCAGCCGGTGCCCGGCGAGATCGTGCTCGTCGGTGGCGGGGACATGATGCTCGCGGCCGGCGCCGGCCGGCCGGACGCGGTCAACGGGCGTGCGGGCCTCGCCGACCTCGCGGTCGCGACGGGCCGGGAGCTGCGTCTGGCGGGGACGAACGAGGTGCGCCTCGGCCTGGACGACACCCTGTTCTCCGGCCCCGGCCTGCACCCGGGCTGGAAGCCGAGCGACATCGGAGCGGGCTACGTCGCCGCCGTCGCACCGCTCGCCGTGAACGTCGCCAAGACCGCTGACGAGCCCTACCCGCCCCGGTTCGGCGACCCGGCCATGAACGCGGCGCAGACCTTCGCCGCGCTGCTCGTCGAGCAGGGCGTCGTGGTGACGGGCAGCCCGGTGCGGGTGGCCGCGCCGGCCGGGGCGCTCGAGCTCGCGCGGGTCGAGTCGGCGCCGGTCCAGGAGATCGTCCGGTACGCGGTGCACACCTCCGACAACACGATCACCGAGGTGCTCGGCCGGCTCGTCGCGATCGAGCGAGGCCTGCCCGGCAGCTTCCAGGGCGCGGCGTCGGCAGTGCTCGCCGAGGTCGCCACCCAGGGCGCCACCACCACGGGCGCGACGCTCGCCGACTGCAGCGGCCTGGCATCGGGGTCGGCGCTGCCCGCCGCGCTGCTGGTGGACCTGCTCCTGATGGCGACCGACCCGGCGCACGTCGATCTCCTCCCGGTGGTCACCGACCTGCCGATCGGCGGCTGGCAGGGCACCCTCGCGGACCGCTACCTGAGCGAGCCCGCCCGCGGTCTGGTGCGCGCGAAGACCGGCAGCCTGCCGGGGGTGACCTCGCTCGCAGGGACCGTGCTGACCCAGGACGGTCGCCAGCTCGTCTTCGCCGTGCTGGCCGACGCCACGCCGGCCGGGGGCCAGCTCGGACCGCGAGCCGCGATCGACGAGTTCGTCCAGGGTCTCGCCGGGTGCGGCTGCCAAGTACCGTGA
- a CDS encoding inorganic diphosphatase — protein sequence MEFDVTIEIPKGQRNKYEVDHASGRIRLDRMLFTSTRYPDDYGFIEGTLGEDGDPLDALVLLEEPTFPGCLIRCRALGMFRMRDEAGGDDKVLCVPTGDQRASWRQDIDDVSEFHRLEIQHFFEVYKDLEPGKSVEGAHWVDRVAAETEIQTSRQRAIDTGYYDKH from the coding sequence GTGGAGTTCGACGTCACGATCGAGATCCCCAAGGGGCAGCGCAACAAGTACGAGGTCGACCACGCGTCCGGGCGCATCCGCCTGGACCGCATGCTCTTCACCTCGACCCGCTACCCCGACGACTACGGCTTCATCGAGGGCACCCTCGGCGAGGACGGCGACCCGCTCGACGCGCTCGTCCTGCTCGAGGAGCCGACCTTCCCCGGGTGCCTGATCCGCTGCCGGGCGCTCGGCATGTTCCGCATGCGCGACGAGGCCGGCGGCGACGACAAGGTGCTGTGCGTGCCGACCGGCGACCAGCGAGCCTCCTGGCGCCAGGACATCGACGACGTCAGCGAGTTCCACCGCCTGGAGATCCAGCACTTCTTCGAGGTCTACAAGGACCTCGAGCCCGGCAAGTCCGTCGAGGGCGCCCACTGGGTCGACCGGGTCGCCGCCGAGACCGAGATCCAGACGTCACGCCAGCGCGCGATCGACACCGGCTACTACGACAAGCACTGA
- a CDS encoding NlpC/P60 family protein has translation MTARRAGRRRCSAVVVLALVGAMATSTASYAEPDVTDDDVRAAQAAVRGTASEVAAIELELAAQSATLDTAWGAVAAAAEDYAQATVTRDAAALEAADAAEREASAAEAVEAARSELGAIAMQAYRSGGSMDGLGAMLSADGFEDLVDRTDAMDRLGSQAERLVQQFEAADLVASTMGRRADEAAQTAATTAEAAEGALADAEALQAQAEAKVAQIAREREQLISRLAEYRQTSIEVERARQATLEAERTARAEAAAAAEAGVTTTGPSPTVPPDVPPATTPVTPPTTPVTADPPATTPPAADPPPAPTTPTAVQATPAPPASPDRYGLGTGSQRGSAAQGDAAVAWAVQQVGKAYALGATGPDSFDCSGLTSQAWKAAGVGINRTSRDQYRQVLKITYAEMRPGDLIFYGSVGTDPGSITHVAMFVGNGQMVEAPRPDVAVRVTSIRWSGTMPFAGRP, from the coding sequence GTGACCGCACGGCGAGCTGGACGTCGGCGTTGCTCGGCGGTCGTCGTGCTCGCCCTCGTGGGGGCGATGGCGACGTCAACCGCCTCGTATGCCGAGCCGGATGTCACGGACGACGACGTGCGCGCCGCCCAGGCGGCAGTGCGCGGCACGGCATCCGAGGTCGCCGCGATCGAGCTGGAGCTGGCGGCCCAGTCGGCAACCCTCGACACCGCATGGGGTGCCGTGGCGGCGGCCGCCGAGGACTACGCCCAGGCGACGGTCACCAGGGACGCCGCCGCGCTCGAGGCGGCCGATGCAGCGGAGCGGGAGGCATCGGCGGCAGAGGCGGTCGAGGCGGCTCGGTCCGAGCTCGGCGCCATCGCGATGCAGGCCTACCGTTCCGGCGGATCGATGGACGGCCTCGGCGCGATGCTCTCGGCGGACGGGTTCGAGGACCTCGTCGACCGCACCGACGCCATGGACCGCCTCGGCTCGCAGGCCGAACGCCTCGTCCAGCAGTTCGAGGCGGCCGACCTGGTCGCCTCGACGATGGGCCGCCGGGCCGACGAGGCAGCGCAGACCGCGGCGACCACCGCCGAGGCTGCCGAGGGTGCCCTCGCCGACGCCGAGGCCCTCCAGGCGCAGGCCGAGGCGAAGGTCGCCCAGATCGCACGCGAGCGCGAGCAGCTGATCAGCCGGCTCGCCGAGTACCGCCAGACCTCGATCGAGGTCGAGCGGGCCCGCCAGGCGACCCTCGAGGCCGAGCGGACGGCACGCGCCGAGGCCGCGGCCGCAGCCGAGGCCGGCGTGACGACCACCGGGCCGTCGCCCACTGTGCCGCCCGATGTGCCACCCGCGACGACGCCCGTGACACCACCGACCACCCCGGTGACGGCCGACCCGCCTGCGACGACCCCGCCTGCGGCCGACCCGCCGCCCGCGCCCACGACGCCCACGGCCGTCCAGGCGACGCCGGCACCGCCCGCGTCCCCCGACCGGTACGGCCTCGGGACGGGGTCCCAGCGTGGCTCGGCCGCGCAGGGTGATGCGGCCGTCGCGTGGGCCGTGCAGCAGGTCGGCAAGGCCTATGCGCTCGGTGCCACCGGACCGGACAGCTTCGACTGCTCGGGTCTGACGTCGCAGGCATGGAAGGCCGCCGGCGTGGGCATCAACCGCACCTCACGCGACCAGTACCGCCAGGTCCTCAAGATCACCTATGCCGAGATGCGCCCCGGCGACCTGATCTTCTACGGCAGCGTCGGCACGGACCCGGGCAGCATCACGCACGTCGCGATGTTCGTCGGGAACGGTCAGATGGTCGAGGCGCCGCGGCCGGACGTCGCCGTGCGTGTGACGTCGATCCGGTGGTCGGGCACGATGCCGTTCGCCGGTCGGCCCTGA
- a CDS encoding bifunctional o-acetylhomoserine/o-acetylserine sulfhydrylase: protein MSNENWSFETRQIHAGQSPDPTTGARALPIYQTTSFVFPDAATAGARFALQDLGPIYTRIGNPTQQAVEDRIASLEGGVGALLLSSGQAAETFAFLNIAEAGDHIVASPSLYGGTYNLLHYTLPKLGITTTFVTDPHDPQSWRDAVQPNTKLFFGETIPNPQADILDIEAVAAVAHEVGVPLVVDNTVATPYLIRPIEFGADIVVHSATKYLGGHGTAIGGVIVDAGTFDYAKYPERFPNYNTPDPSYNGLVYARDLGVGGLFGVNLSFILKARVQLLRDLGSAISPFNAFLIAQGIETLSLRVERHVANAQTVAAWLEAREDVTTVHYAGLPSSRWYANAQKYAPRGPGAIVAFEIEGGAEAGKAFVDALELHSNVANIGDVRSLVIHPASTTHSQLTPEEQLLSGITPGLVRLSVGIEHIDDILADLDAGFRAAKAV from the coding sequence ATGAGCAACGAGAACTGGTCCTTCGAGACCCGCCAGATCCACGCCGGCCAGAGCCCCGACCCGACGACCGGCGCCCGGGCGCTGCCGATCTACCAGACCACGTCCTTCGTCTTCCCCGACGCCGCCACCGCCGGCGCCCGCTTCGCCCTGCAGGACCTGGGCCCGATCTACACCCGGATCGGCAACCCGACCCAGCAGGCCGTCGAGGACCGCATCGCCTCGCTCGAGGGCGGGGTCGGCGCCCTCCTGCTGTCCTCCGGCCAGGCCGCCGAGACCTTCGCCTTCCTCAACATCGCCGAGGCGGGCGACCACATCGTCGCGAGCCCGAGCCTGTACGGCGGCACCTACAACCTGCTGCACTACACGCTGCCGAAGCTCGGCATCACCACGACCTTCGTCACCGACCCGCACGACCCGCAGTCCTGGCGGGACGCCGTGCAGCCCAACACCAAGCTGTTCTTCGGCGAGACCATCCCCAACCCGCAGGCGGACATCCTCGACATCGAGGCCGTGGCCGCCGTCGCGCACGAGGTCGGGGTCCCGCTCGTCGTCGACAACACGGTGGCCACGCCGTACCTGATCCGCCCGATCGAGTTCGGCGCGGACATCGTCGTGCACTCGGCGACGAAGTACCTCGGTGGGCACGGCACGGCGATCGGCGGCGTGATCGTGGACGCCGGCACCTTCGACTACGCCAAGTACCCGGAGCGCTTCCCGAACTACAACACCCCCGACCCGAGCTACAACGGCCTGGTCTACGCCCGCGACCTGGGCGTCGGCGGGCTCTTCGGGGTCAACCTGTCGTTCATCCTCAAGGCGCGCGTCCAGCTGCTGCGCGACCTCGGATCGGCCATCTCCCCGTTCAACGCGTTCCTCATCGCGCAGGGCATCGAGACGCTGTCGCTGCGGGTCGAGCGGCACGTGGCGAACGCGCAGACCGTCGCCGCGTGGCTCGAGGCGCGCGAGGACGTCACCACGGTGCACTACGCGGGTCTCCCGTCGAGCCGCTGGTACGCCAACGCCCAGAAGTACGCCCCGCGCGGGCCGGGTGCCATCGTGGCGTTCGAGATCGAGGGCGGCGCGGAGGCCGGCAAGGCGTTCGTCGACGCGCTCGAGCTGCACTCGAACGTCGCGAACATCGGCGACGTCCGGTCCCTGGTCATCCACCCGGCCTCGACCACCCACAGCCAGCTCACGCCCGAGGAGCAGCTGCTGTCCGGGATCACGCCCGGGCTGGTGCGCCTGTCGGTCGGGATCGAGCACATCGACGACATCCTGGCCGACCTGGACGCCGGCTTCCGCGCGGCCAAGGCCGTGTGA
- a CDS encoding homoserine O-acetyltransferase — translation MQTDENDPAARPGVPPGAGPRTSPSAPGPAWATAGTPVPASAAWREGDPVGRRQFCDIGPLDLEVGGSLPRVRIAYETWGTLSPSGDNAVLVLHALTGDSHVTGPAGPGHPTAGWWDSLVGTGRPIDTDRFFVVAPNVLGGCQGSTGPSSTAPDGRPWGGRFPYVTIRDQVRAELALTDAIGVQSWALVIGASMGGMRVLEWGAIAPARVRGLAPIATTARTTGDQIAWAHAQLAAIRGDAAWRGGDYYDVGDGQGPHVGLGVARQIAHTTYRSAIELDERFGRAPQVDEEPLGGGGRFAVQSYLDHHAGKLARRFDANSYLVLTDSILSHDIGRGRGGVQAALATIPGRALVIAVDSDRLYLPAQSAELAAGLPGADGVHLVRSDFGHDGFLIESDQVGTMVRDFLA, via the coding sequence GTGCAGACCGACGAGAACGACCCGGCAGCGCGCCCCGGCGTGCCACCGGGCGCGGGCCCTCGGACGTCCCCGTCCGCACCGGGTCCGGCCTGGGCGACCGCAGGCACCCCGGTGCCCGCGAGCGCTGCCTGGCGGGAGGGCGACCCCGTCGGTCGCCGGCAGTTCTGCGACATCGGCCCGCTCGATCTCGAGGTGGGGGGTTCGCTCCCCCGGGTCCGCATCGCCTACGAGACCTGGGGCACGCTGTCGCCGAGCGGCGACAACGCCGTCCTGGTGCTGCACGCCCTGACCGGCGACTCGCACGTGACCGGTCCGGCCGGCCCGGGGCACCCGACGGCCGGCTGGTGGGACTCCCTGGTCGGCACCGGGCGTCCGATCGACACCGACCGCTTCTTCGTGGTGGCGCCCAACGTGCTCGGCGGCTGTCAGGGCAGCACCGGCCCGTCGTCCACCGCGCCGGACGGTCGACCGTGGGGCGGCCGCTTCCCCTACGTCACCATCCGGGACCAGGTCCGCGCCGAGCTGGCGCTGACCGACGCGATCGGTGTGCAGAGCTGGGCCCTGGTCATCGGGGCGTCGATGGGCGGGATGCGCGTGCTCGAGTGGGGCGCGATCGCCCCGGCCCGGGTCCGCGGCCTCGCGCCGATCGCCACCACCGCACGCACCACGGGCGACCAGATCGCCTGGGCGCACGCGCAGCTCGCTGCCATCCGGGGTGACGCCGCCTGGCGCGGCGGCGACTACTACGACGTCGGCGACGGTCAGGGCCCGCACGTCGGGCTCGGCGTCGCCCGGCAGATCGCGCACACGACCTACCGCAGCGCGATCGAGCTCGACGAACGCTTCGGCCGTGCGCCGCAGGTCGACGAGGAGCCCCTCGGTGGCGGCGGCCGCTTCGCCGTGCAGTCCTACCTCGACCACCACGCCGGCAAGCTCGCACGGCGCTTCGACGCCAACTCCTACCTCGTGCTGACCGACTCGATCCTCTCCCACGACATCGGGCGCGGTCGCGGCGGGGTCCAGGCTGCCCTGGCCACGATCCCCGGTCGCGCCCTGGTGATCGCCGTGGACAGCGACCGGCTCTACCTGCCGGCCCAGTCGGCGGAGCTCGCCGCGGGGCTCCCCGGCGCCGACGGCGTGCACCTGGTGCGGTCCGACTTCGGGCACGACGGCTTCCTGATCGAGTCCGACCAGGTCGGCACCATGGTCCGGGACTTCCTGGCCTGA
- a CDS encoding maleylpyruvate isomerase N-terminal domain-containing protein has protein sequence MGGAQSATELGRIEDVLRAQWLRLRPWVHGLEEDARELPSVLGGWTVEDLVAHLGRAMDALTHARPSAPGTVPLTLGEYVGSYPERAVEIAATTRELAAEIRDDPLPAVDRRVEAALAQLAVLRDLGPDPVVQARRGPILLSEMVLSRLIELVVHADDLARSTHRDGPGPVLPEALALVADALLEIAVDRGGWNLEIVDPIAWVRLACGRVPLTVDALAAALQPTYASDSLPDLGTVLPLL, from the coding sequence ATGGGTGGAGCGCAGAGCGCGACCGAGCTGGGCCGGATCGAGGACGTGCTGCGCGCGCAGTGGCTGCGCCTGCGCCCCTGGGTGCACGGGCTCGAGGAGGACGCCCGCGAGCTGCCGAGCGTGCTGGGTGGCTGGACCGTCGAGGATCTCGTCGCGCACCTCGGCCGGGCCATGGACGCGCTGACCCATGCCCGACCGAGCGCCCCGGGGACCGTTCCGCTGACCCTCGGCGAGTACGTGGGCAGCTACCCCGAGCGCGCGGTCGAGATCGCTGCGACCACCCGCGAGCTGGCGGCCGAGATCCGCGACGACCCGCTCCCGGCGGTCGACCGGAGGGTCGAGGCCGCCCTGGCGCAGCTCGCGGTGCTGCGCGACCTCGGCCCGGACCCCGTGGTCCAGGCTCGGCGCGGGCCCATCCTGCTCTCGGAGATGGTCCTGTCGCGGCTCATCGAGCTCGTCGTGCACGCCGACGACCTCGCCCGTTCCACCCACCGCGACGGCCCGGGACCGGTGCTGCCCGAGGCGCTGGCCCTCGTCGCCGACGCCCTGCTCGAGATCGCCGTCGACCGCGGCGGCTGGAACCTCGAGATCGTCGACCCGATCGCCTGGGTCCGGCTCGCCTGCGGCCGCGTCCCGCTGACCGTCGACGCCCTCGCCGCCGCGCTGCAGCCGACGTACGCCTCCGACTCGCTGCCCGACCTCGGTACGGTGCTTCCGCTGCTCTGA
- a CDS encoding quinone oxidoreductase, with the protein MLAAYAARTDPDHPLAALEVGQRPAARAPDGRPDWSVVDVRAASLNHHDLWSLRGVGLSAERLPMILGTDGAGVTADGTAVVLHSVVGATGHGVGPDEGRSLLSERYQGTLAEQVAVPTWNLVPKPAELSFEAAACVPTAWLTAYRMLFTTARLRPGDRVLVQGASGGVATAAVLLGAATGLEVVVTSRDEAKRERAVALGAALAVEPGTRLPFRVDAVLETVGAATWAHSIRSLRPGGTVVVAGATSGDQPGADLTRMFFTELSVVGATMGSKEDLVALLRFLARSGVRPVIDRAYPLRHAADAVARMLTGEHFGKIVVTV; encoded by the coding sequence ATGCTCGCCGCCTACGCCGCCCGGACGGACCCCGACCATCCGCTCGCGGCCCTCGAGGTCGGTCAGCGGCCCGCGGCCCGGGCTCCCGACGGACGCCCGGACTGGTCCGTCGTCGACGTGCGGGCCGCGAGCCTCAACCACCACGACCTGTGGTCGCTGCGCGGCGTCGGCCTGTCGGCCGAGCGGCTGCCGATGATCCTCGGCACCGACGGCGCCGGCGTCACCGCCGACGGCACCGCGGTCGTCCTGCACTCGGTGGTCGGGGCCACCGGTCACGGCGTCGGGCCCGACGAGGGTCGCTCGCTGCTCTCCGAGCGGTACCAGGGCACCCTCGCCGAGCAGGTCGCCGTACCCACCTGGAACCTGGTGCCCAAGCCGGCCGAGCTGTCCTTCGAGGCGGCGGCCTGCGTGCCCACCGCGTGGCTCACCGCCTATCGGATGCTCTTCACCACGGCGAGGCTGCGACCCGGCGACCGGGTCCTCGTCCAGGGCGCGAGCGGTGGCGTGGCGACCGCGGCCGTGCTGCTCGGTGCCGCGACCGGCCTCGAGGTCGTCGTCACGAGCCGTGACGAGGCCAAGCGCGAACGGGCCGTCGCCCTCGGCGCGGCCCTCGCGGTCGAGCCCGGCACCCGGCTGCCGTTCCGGGTCGACGCCGTCCTGGAGACCGTCGGCGCGGCCACCTGGGCGCACTCGATCCGCTCGCTGCGCCCGGGCGGCACCGTCGTCGTGGCCGGTGCGACCAGCGGGGACCAGCCCGGTGCGGACCTGACCCGGATGTTCTTCACCGAGCTGTCGGTGGTGGGCGCGACGATGGGCTCGAAGGAGGATCTCGTGGCGCTGCTCCGGTTCCTGGCACGCAGCGGGGTGCGTCCGGTGATCGACCGGGCCTACCCGCTGCGGCATGCTGCGGACGCCGTCGCCAGGATGCTCACCGGAGAGCACTTCGGCAAGATCGTCGTCACGGTCTGA
- a CDS encoding alpha/beta hydrolase, with amino-acid sequence MGAKPAWQTDVLGPDFQARTVDLADDDEGQVVATLVRLRPPSDEPVRPARAVLYVHGWNDYFFQTGLARYWHAQGAAFYALDLRKYGRSLRPHQTPNYIDDLATYDEELDAAVALIRRDLGQRARIMVMGHSTGGLIGVLWAERRPDEVSALVLNSPWLELTGSSVMRTLSTPVVQRLAAVQPKNPMITIDPGFYTRTILAGQGGEWEYDTAWRPTPYFPIRPGWLRAVLVGHAHVARGMNLPMPILMAASARSVIAPRWRAAMLEADTVLDVDLLARRAVLLGPVVTVVRIEGGLHDLTLSPAPVREHFYAEVTRWTAAYGWG; translated from the coding sequence ATGGGAGCCAAGCCGGCGTGGCAGACCGACGTCCTCGGTCCCGACTTCCAGGCCCGGACGGTCGACCTGGCCGACGACGACGAGGGCCAGGTCGTCGCGACCCTCGTCCGGCTCCGCCCGCCGTCCGACGAACCCGTACGGCCGGCGCGCGCCGTGCTCTACGTGCACGGCTGGAACGACTACTTCTTCCAGACCGGCCTCGCCCGGTACTGGCATGCCCAGGGCGCCGCCTTCTACGCGCTCGACCTGCGCAAGTACGGTCGCAGCCTGCGCCCGCACCAGACCCCGAACTACATCGACGACCTGGCGACCTACGACGAGGAGCTCGATGCTGCGGTCGCCCTGATCCGGCGCGACCTCGGCCAGCGCGCACGGATCATGGTGATGGGCCACTCCACGGGCGGTCTGATCGGGGTGCTGTGGGCCGAGCGCCGACCGGACGAGGTGTCCGCCCTGGTGCTCAACAGCCCGTGGCTCGAGCTCACCGGCTCCTCGGTGATGCGGACCTTGAGCACACCGGTCGTCCAGCGGCTCGCGGCGGTCCAGCCGAAGAACCCGATGATCACGATCGACCCGGGCTTCTACACCCGGACGATCCTGGCCGGCCAGGGCGGCGAGTGGGAGTACGACACCGCGTGGCGGCCGACGCCGTACTTCCCGATCCGGCCGGGCTGGCTGCGGGCGGTCCTCGTCGGGCACGCCCACGTCGCCCGGGGCATGAACCTGCCGATGCCGATCCTGATGGCGGCCTCGGCGCGCAGCGTGATCGCCCCGCGCTGGCGCGCCGCGATGCTGGAGGCGGACACCGTGCTCGACGTCGACCTGCTGGCCCGGCGGGCCGTTCTCCTCGGCCCGGTCGTGACAGTCGTCCGGATCGAGGGCGGGCTGCACGACCTGACCCTGTCCCCCGCACCGGTGCGGGAGCACTTCTACGCCGAGGTCACCCGCTGGACGGCGGCCTACGGCTGGGGCTGA